Proteins encoded in a region of the Streptococcus sanguinis genome:
- a CDS encoding helix-turn-helix domain-containing protein has protein sequence MLKTFGKIFKVIRESKNMSLKEAAAGDISVAQLSRFERGVSGITLDSFYCCLKNMAVSLDEFQYVYHNYIEADDALFSKKVADAYQENNVVKLQSILASSEALAKKFPEKKNYRLNTIVVRAVLSSCSPDFQISKKDVEFLTDYLFSVEEWGRYELWLFTNSVDLLTLETLETFASEMINRTQFYNNLPENRRRIIKMLLNVISVCIESNHLLVAMRFLNYLDHSKIPETDLYDRMLIKYHRALYSYKVGNSYALSDIEECLSFLEFLDSFGVAQKLKAQFERICLSQLQMCK, from the coding sequence ATGTTGAAAACATTTGGAAAAATTTTCAAAGTCATTAGAGAATCAAAAAATATGTCTCTTAAAGAGGCGGCAGCCGGAGATATTTCAGTGGCTCAGCTGTCTCGTTTTGAGCGGGGAGTCAGTGGTATTACGCTTGATTCTTTCTATTGCTGCTTAAAGAATATGGCTGTTTCTCTAGACGAATTTCAGTATGTTTACCATAACTACATTGAGGCAGATGATGCGCTTTTCTCAAAAAAAGTAGCTGATGCTTATCAGGAAAACAATGTCGTCAAGCTCCAAAGTATATTAGCTAGCTCAGAAGCTTTGGCTAAAAAGTTCCCTGAGAAGAAGAATTATAGGCTTAATACAATTGTTGTTAGAGCAGTATTGTCTTCCTGCAGTCCAGATTTTCAGATTAGCAAGAAAGATGTAGAATTTCTGACCGATTATCTCTTTTCCGTTGAGGAGTGGGGGCGTTATGAGCTCTGGCTCTTTACTAATAGTGTGGATCTATTGACCTTGGAAACACTGGAGACCTTTGCTAGTGAGATGATTAACCGCACCCAGTTTTATAATAATCTACCGGAGAATCGCCGGCGTATTATCAAGATGCTGCTTAATGTTATCAGCGTCTGCATAGAGAGTAATCATTTGCTGGTTGCTATGAGATTCCTCAATTATCTTGACCATTCTAAAATCCCTGAGACAGATCTTTATGATCGGATGCTGATTAAGTATCATAGGGCTCTTTATTCCTACAAGGTTGGGAATAGCTATGCTCTGAGCGATATTGAGGAGTGCTTATCTTTCTTGGAATTTTTAGATTCTTTCGGTGTTGCCCAGAAGCTCAAAGCTCAGTTTGAAAGGATTTGCCTTTCCCAGTTGCAGATGTGCAAATAA
- the htpX gene encoding zinc metalloprotease HtpX: MLFDQIASNKRRTWLLLIAFFGLLALLGAAIGYLWLRSTVGGVLLALIIGAIYAGVMIFQSTEVVMAMNGAREVSEQEAPELYHIVQDMAMVAQIPMPRVYIVEDPSPNAFATGSKPENAAVAATTGILQIMNREELEGVIGHEVSHIRNYDIRISTIAVALASAITMLSSLAGRMMWFGGGRRSSNDRDNDSGLGIILLIVSLIAIILAPLAATLVQLAISRQREFLADASSVELTRNPQGMINALLKLERSEPMEHHVDDASAALYISDPKKEGGLKKLFYTHPPISERVERLRHM; encoded by the coding sequence TTTTCGGACTCTTGGCTCTCCTTGGAGCAGCTATTGGCTATCTCTGGCTGCGGTCTACTGTTGGTGGTGTCTTGCTAGCCTTGATCATAGGAGCGATTTATGCCGGAGTGATGATTTTTCAGTCTACAGAAGTGGTTATGGCTATGAACGGGGCTCGCGAGGTCTCTGAGCAGGAAGCACCCGAACTTTATCATATTGTTCAGGATATGGCCATGGTCGCTCAGATTCCTATGCCACGTGTCTATATCGTAGAGGATCCCTCTCCCAATGCTTTTGCGACCGGATCTAAGCCTGAAAATGCAGCTGTCGCAGCAACGACAGGTATCTTGCAAATCATGAATCGTGAGGAGCTTGAGGGAGTGATTGGCCATGAAGTCAGTCATATTCGCAATTATGATATCAGAATTTCAACGATTGCTGTAGCTTTGGCCAGTGCTATTACTATGTTGTCTAGCCTAGCCGGCCGGATGATGTGGTTTGGTGGCGGACGGCGCAGCAGTAATGATCGAGATAACGATAGTGGTTTGGGAATTATTCTCCTTATCGTATCACTGATTGCCATCATTCTGGCACCTTTGGCAGCTACCTTGGTGCAGTTGGCCATTTCTCGTCAGCGGGAGTTTCTGGCTGATGCTTCCAGTGTAGAGCTGACCCGCAATCCGCAAGGGATGATCAATGCCCTACTCAAGCTGGAACGTAGCGAGCCTATGGAGCATCATGTTGATGATGCCAGTGCAGCTCTCTATATCAGCGATCCCAAAAAAGAAGGCGGACTGAAGAAACTTTTCTATACGCACCCTCCTATTTCAGAGCGGGTGGAGCGCTTGAGACATATGTAA
- a CDS encoding glycoside hydrolase family 70 protein — protein MMEKKIHYKMHKVKKNWVAIGVTTLALIVAPKVLGLEAGLVHADDVKQVAVQEPTAAQDSGSGQPVQVQANSASQLEAEKATSADKVTDAAVASEKTVETAANTEAAATQEPAKPAVAEAATTEKAAVAEEAKAANATSETAKTAAIAQDRQASPATADKQAKKTVTDKIVANPKVAKKDRLPEPAQRQGAIAERMLAAQAQAAPVNTEHDDDVLSHIKTIDGKKYYVQDDGTVKKNFAVELNGKVLYFDAETGALVDSAEYQFQQGTSSLNNEFTRMNAFHGTTDKDIETVDGYLTADSWYRPKAILKDGKTWTASTETDLRPLLMAWWPDKQTQISYLNYMNQQGLGAGAFENKVEQAILTGASQQVQRKIEERIGKEGDTKWLRTLMGAFVKTQPNWNIKTESETTGTNKDHLQGGALLYTNNEKTSHANSKYRILNRTPTNQTGTPKYFIDKSTGGYEFLLANDFDNSNPAVQAEQLNWLHFMMNFGSIVANDSTANFDGVRVDAVDNVNADLLQIASDYFKSRYKVGESEEQAIKHLSILEAWSDNDPDYNKDTKGAQLPIDNKLRLSLLYSFMRKLSVRSGVEPTITNSLNDRSAEKKNGERMANYIFVRAHDSEVQTVIADIIRENINPNTDGLTFTMDELKQAFKIYNEDMRKADKKYTQFNIPTAHALMLSNKDSITRVYYGDLYTDDGQYMEKKSPYHDAIDALLRARIKYVAGGQDMKVTYMGVPREADKWSYNGILTSVRYGTGANEATDEGTEETRTQGMAVIASNNPNLKLNEWDKLQVNMGAAHKNQYYRPVLLTTKDGISRYLTDEEVPQSLWKKTDANGVLTFDMNDIAGYSNVQVSGYLAVWVPVGAKADQDARVAASKKKNGSGQVYESSAALDSQLIYEGFSNFQDFATRDDQYTNKVIAKNVNLFKEWGVTSFELPPQYVSSQDGTFLDSIIQNGYAFEDRYDMAMSKNNKYGSLNDLLNALRALHSVNIQAIADWVPDQIYNLPGKEVVTATRVNNYGTYREGAEIKEKLYVANTRTNGTDYQGKYGGAFLDELKAKYPEIFERVQISNGQKMTTDEKITKWSAKYFNGTNILGRGAYYVLKDWASNEYLNNKNGEMVLPKQLVNKKASTGFVSDANGTKYYSTSGYEAKNAFIQDENGNWYYFNNRGYLVTGAQEIDGKQVYFLKNGIQLRDSLREDENGNQYYYDKTGAQVLNRYYTTDGQNWRYFDAKGVMARGLVTLGGNQQFFDQNGYQVKGKIARAKDGKLRYFDKDSGNAATNRFAQGDNPSDWYYFGADGVAVTGLQKLGQQTLYFDQDGKQVKGKIVTLADKSIRYFDANSGEMAVGKFAEGAKNEWYYFDQAGKAVTGLQKIGQQTLYFDQDGKQVKGKVVTLADKSISYFDANSGEMAANKFVEGAKNEWYYFDQAGKAVTGLQKIGQQTLYFDQNGKQVKGQLVTLADKSIRYFDANSGEMASNKFVEGAKNEWYYFDQAGKAVTGLQQIGQQTLYFDQNGKQVKGKIVYVNDANRYFDANSGEMARNKWIQLEDGSWMYFDRNGRGRRFGWN, from the coding sequence ATGATGGAGAAAAAAATTCATTATAAGATGCATAAAGTTAAGAAGAACTGGGTAGCCATCGGTGTGACTACCTTAGCACTTATCGTAGCACCAAAAGTACTTGGTCTCGAAGCAGGTCTTGTCCACGCTGATGATGTTAAGCAGGTGGCAGTTCAAGAACCAACTGCAGCTCAGGATAGTGGCTCAGGGCAGCCAGTTCAAGTACAAGCTAACTCAGCTTCTCAGTTGGAAGCAGAAAAAGCAACTTCTGCAGACAAGGTGACTGATGCTGCTGTAGCCAGTGAAAAAACTGTTGAAACTGCAGCAAATACGGAAGCAGCTGCTACTCAAGAGCCAGCTAAGCCGGCAGTAGCAGAAGCAGCAACTACAGAAAAAGCGGCCGTTGCTGAAGAAGCAAAAGCAGCTAATGCAACATCAGAAACTGCTAAAACTGCAGCAATTGCTCAAGATAGACAAGCAAGTCCAGCAACTGCTGACAAACAAGCAAAGAAGACTGTTACAGACAAGATTGTTGCAAATCCAAAGGTTGCAAAGAAAGACCGTTTGCCAGAACCGGCTCAAAGACAGGGAGCGATAGCTGAAAGAATGCTTGCTGCTCAAGCCCAAGCGGCACCTGTTAATACTGAGCATGATGATGATGTCTTATCTCACATTAAGACGATTGATGGCAAGAAATATTATGTTCAGGACGACGGTACAGTTAAAAAGAATTTCGCTGTTGAGCTCAATGGAAAAGTTCTTTATTTCGATGCAGAGACCGGAGCTTTGGTTGATTCAGCTGAGTATCAATTCCAGCAAGGTACTAGCAGCCTCAACAATGAATTTACCAGAATGAATGCCTTCCATGGTACAACGGATAAGGACATCGAAACAGTAGATGGCTATTTGACAGCAGATAGCTGGTACCGTCCAAAAGCTATCCTCAAGGATGGAAAAACATGGACAGCATCAACAGAAACAGACCTACGTCCCCTTTTAATGGCTTGGTGGCCTGATAAGCAAACGCAGATTAGCTATCTCAACTATATGAACCAGCAAGGTTTGGGAGCAGGAGCTTTTGAAAACAAAGTGGAACAAGCTATCCTGACAGGTGCTTCTCAGCAGGTTCAGCGCAAAATTGAAGAAAGAATCGGTAAAGAAGGCGATACTAAATGGCTGAGAACACTGATGGGCGCATTTGTCAAAACTCAGCCAAACTGGAACATTAAGACAGAGTCTGAAACAACCGGTACTAATAAGGACCACTTGCAAGGTGGAGCTCTGCTTTATACCAATAATGAGAAGACCTCTCATGCTAATTCTAAGTACCGCATCCTGAACCGCACACCAACCAACCAAACTGGTACACCTAAGTACTTCATTGACAAGTCAACCGGTGGTTATGAGTTCCTGCTAGCTAACGACTTTGACAACTCTAATCCAGCTGTTCAGGCTGAGCAACTCAACTGGCTGCACTTTATGATGAACTTTGGTAGCATAGTAGCCAATGATTCGACTGCTAACTTTGACGGAGTCCGTGTCGATGCGGTAGATAATGTTAATGCAGACTTGCTTCAGATTGCCTCTGACTACTTCAAGTCTCGCTACAAGGTTGGAGAAAGTGAAGAGCAGGCTATCAAGCACCTGTCTATCTTGGAAGCTTGGTCTGACAATGACCCTGACTACAACAAGGACACCAAGGGTGCTCAATTGCCGATTGATAACAAACTTCGTCTGTCCTTGCTTTATTCGTTCATGCGGAAGCTTTCTGTCCGTAGCGGAGTAGAGCCAACGATTACGAATAGTCTGAATGACCGCTCTGCTGAAAAGAAAAATGGCGAACGGATGGCCAACTATATCTTTGTTCGGGCACATGACAGTGAAGTACAAACCGTTATTGCAGACATCATACGGGAAAATATCAATCCAAATACTGATGGTTTGACCTTTACCATGGATGAGCTCAAGCAAGCCTTCAAGATTTACAACGAAGATATGCGTAAGGCGGACAAGAAGTATACGCAGTTCAATATCCCAACTGCTCATGCTCTCATGCTCTCCAACAAAGACTCTATCACTCGGGTCTACTATGGCGATCTCTACACAGATGACGGCCAATACATGGAGAAAAAATCTCCTTACCACGACGCTATCGATGCACTTTTGCGTGCTCGGATTAAGTATGTAGCTGGTGGACAGGACATGAAAGTCACCTATATGGGTGTACCTCGTGAGGCTGATAAATGGTCTTACAATGGAATTTTGACTTCTGTTCGTTATGGTACTGGTGCCAACGAAGCAACGGATGAAGGAACAGAAGAGACCCGCACCCAAGGGATGGCAGTTATTGCTTCTAACAACCCGAATCTCAAGCTGAACGAGTGGGATAAACTGCAAGTCAATATGGGAGCAGCCCATAAGAATCAATACTACCGTCCTGTGCTCTTGACGACCAAAGATGGTATTTCCCGCTATCTAACTGATGAAGAAGTGCCGCAATCCCTCTGGAAGAAGACAGATGCCAATGGTGTTTTGACCTTTGATATGAATGATATCGCAGGCTACAGCAATGTCCAAGTTTCTGGTTATCTGGCTGTTTGGGTACCAGTTGGTGCTAAGGCAGATCAGGATGCTCGTGTAGCAGCCAGCAAGAAGAAAAATGGCAGCGGTCAGGTTTACGAGTCTAGCGCAGCTCTTGATTCTCAGCTGATTTATGAAGGTTTCTCTAACTTCCAAGACTTTGCAACTCGAGATGACCAATATACCAATAAAGTCATTGCTAAAAATGTCAACCTCTTCAAGGAATGGGGAGTGACTTCATTTGAGCTGCCGCCGCAGTATGTATCTAGCCAGGACGGGACTTTCCTAGATTCTATCATCCAGAATGGTTATGCCTTTGAAGACCGCTATGATATGGCAATGAGTAAAAATAATAAATATGGTTCTTTAAATGACCTGCTCAATGCTCTCCGTGCTCTTCATAGTGTCAATATCCAAGCCATTGCGGACTGGGTGCCAGACCAAATCTACAATCTGCCAGGCAAAGAAGTAGTAACAGCAACTCGTGTAAACAACTACGGAACCTACCGTGAAGGTGCAGAAATCAAGGAAAAACTTTACGTTGCCAATACTAGAACGAATGGTACAGACTATCAAGGCAAGTATGGTGGAGCCTTCTTGGATGAACTCAAAGCTAAATACCCAGAAATCTTTGAACGAGTACAGATTTCCAACGGTCAAAAGATGACGACTGATGAGAAGATTACCAAGTGGTCAGCTAAATACTTCAACGGTACCAATATCTTAGGTCGTGGTGCTTACTATGTTCTTAAAGATTGGGCTAGCAACGAATATCTCAACAACAAGAATGGTGAGATGGTACTGCCTAAGCAACTGGTCAATAAGAAAGCTTCCACTGGATTTGTTAGTGATGCTAATGGTACTAAGTACTATTCAACTAGTGGATATGAGGCTAAGAATGCCTTTATCCAAGATGAAAATGGAAATTGGTATTACTTCAACAACCGCGGCTATCTGGTAACAGGCGCACAAGAAATTGACGGCAAGCAAGTTTATTTCCTCAAGAATGGTATTCAGCTGCGAGACTCTCTCCGTGAAGATGAAAACGGCAACCAGTATTACTACGATAAGACTGGTGCCCAAGTTCTCAACCGTTACTACACTACTGATGGCCAAAACTGGCGTTACTTTGATGCCAAGGGTGTCATGGCTAGAGGTTTGGTAACTCTGGGTGGCAATCAGCAATTCTTCGACCAAAACGGCTACCAAGTCAAGGGCAAGATTGCGCGTGCCAAGGATGGTAAACTTCGTTACTTTGACAAGGATTCAGGTAACGCTGCTACTAATCGCTTTGCCCAAGGAGATAATCCAAGTGACTGGTACTATTTCGGAGCAGATGGAGTTGCTGTAACAGGTCTTCAAAAACTTGGCCAGCAAACACTTTACTTCGACCAAGATGGCAAGCAAGTCAAAGGTAAAATCGTGACACTTGCAGACAAGAGTATCCGTTACTTCGATGCTAATTCCGGAGAAATGGCAGTCGGCAAGTTTGCAGAAGGTGCCAAGAACGAATGGTATTACTTTGATCAGGCTGGTAAAGCAGTGACAGGTCTTCAGAAGATTGGTCAACAAACCCTTTACTTCGACCAAGATGGTAAGCAAGTCAAAGGTAAAGTAGTAACTCTGGCTGATAAATCTATTAGTTACTTCGATGCCAACTCAGGAGAAATGGCAGCTAATAAGTTTGTTGAAGGTGCCAAGAACGAATGGTATTACTTCGATCAGGCTGGTAAAGCAGTGACAGGTCTTCAGAAGATTGGTCAACAAACCCTTTACTTCGACCAAAATGGTAAGCAAGTCAAAGGACAGCTAGTAACTCTGGCTGATAAATCTATCCGTTACTTCGATGCCAACTCAGGAGAAATGGCATCCAACAAGTTTGTTGAAGGTGCTAAGAACGAATGGTACTACTTCGATCAGGCTGGTAAAGCAGTGACCGGTTTGCAGCAGATTGGTCAACAAACCCTTTACTTCGACCAAAATGGCAAGCAAGTCAAAGGTAAGATTGTCTATGTCAATGATGCTAATCGTTACTTTGATGCCAATTCAGGAGAAATGGCGCGCAATAAATGGATTCAGCTAGAAGATGGAAGTTGGATGTACTTTGACCGCAATGGTAGAGGCAGACGCTTCGGCTGGAACTAA
- a CDS encoding ABC transporter permease has product MKKLKTSKDLFAIFYIVNWILSIIIAPLGGYAVIVLMLSTIEFLSSGKTSILMHFMIFSMIFKCVVLIYLFIYLILSLRSLIQSIKTSKDSLHLTPISLILTLLLQLFPFISALKDTRTIEPYRWLIGVVPLCSILSFLSYLYARYGLKGQRKKALLWAGHVVNGMLTLLMIVAFFQPIIPQLTRTSRVLSSLEQEYKKRGMDAKVETVPSGYGEEDSNNPDFNDIYPIGKFKVTIGKHSFYEEVRVNKAGGIEEAAFIDPKTTPSPILRVILQKENSQENLIKTKENVEKSLDNIDESVNIIPHYGNTEVSVEYITNPKRSKPKSFEEKDFKLNSIFDLTDEKLLEKEDVWISIRIELNLKQRLFASDSGEKFLHDMDYSLFQTGNYVFEIEETDKDNVTSKKQFFAKIKDGKLVQLNKNDSDQDLTEGSVSLLEYSYRGSIGYSIDEGYDHMVDWPD; this is encoded by the coding sequence ATGAAAAAACTAAAAACCTCTAAAGATTTATTTGCAATTTTTTATATTGTTAATTGGATTCTGTCTATAATAATAGCTCCTTTGGGTGGCTATGCAGTTATAGTTCTAATGCTATCTACTATAGAATTTCTGAGTTCAGGCAAGACAAGCATATTAATGCATTTTATGATATTTAGTATGATTTTTAAGTGTGTTGTTCTAATCTATCTGTTTATTTATCTGATTTTGAGCCTTCGTTCGCTGATTCAGAGTATAAAGACAAGCAAGGACTCGCTTCATCTGACTCCAATCAGTTTAATTCTGACTCTGTTGCTTCAGCTATTTCCATTCATCTCTGCTTTGAAAGATACGCGAACCATAGAACCTTATCGCTGGTTGATAGGGGTTGTGCCACTATGCTCGATTTTGTCTTTCCTCAGCTATCTTTACGCTCGGTATGGACTCAAAGGACAAAGAAAGAAGGCACTGCTCTGGGCAGGGCATGTGGTTAATGGCATGCTAACTTTGCTCATGATTGTAGCTTTTTTTCAGCCTATCATTCCTCAACTAACACGAACCAGCCGAGTTCTCAGCAGCTTGGAGCAGGAGTACAAAAAGCGGGGTATGGATGCTAAGGTAGAGACTGTACCAAGTGGATACGGGGAAGAAGATTCGAATAATCCAGACTTTAATGATATATACCCAATTGGGAAATTTAAAGTAACTATTGGTAAGCATTCTTTTTATGAAGAAGTTCGAGTCAATAAGGCAGGAGGCATTGAAGAAGCTGCGTTTATTGATCCGAAAACAACACCTTCTCCCATCCTGCGAGTTATTCTCCAAAAGGAAAACAGTCAAGAAAATCTAATCAAAACGAAAGAAAATGTAGAAAAAAGTCTAGATAATATAGATGAGAGTGTTAATATCATTCCTCATTATGGGAATACAGAGGTTTCTGTAGAGTACATAACTAATCCTAAGCGCTCAAAACCCAAGAGCTTTGAGGAAAAAGATTTCAAGTTAAATTCTATCTTTGATCTTACTGATGAGAAATTGCTAGAAAAAGAAGATGTTTGGATCAGTATTAGAATTGAGCTGAATCTGAAGCAAAGACTCTTTGCTTCAGATTCAGGAGAAAAATTCTTACATGATATGGACTATTCCCTCTTTCAGACAGGAAACTATGTCTTTGAGATAGAGGAGACAGACAAGGATAATGTTACTAGCAAAAAGCAGTTTTTTGCTAAAATTAAGGACGGAAAGTTAGTCCAGTTAAACAAGAACGACAGTGACCAAGACTTGACTGAAGGGTCAGTATCATTGCTAGAATACTCTTATCGTGGTAGTATAGGCTATTCCATAGACGAAGGGTATGACCACATGGTTGATTGGCCTGATTGA